The Cyclobacteriaceae bacterium DNA segment AACAACGGTGCGGATGATGATGGCTCCGGAACCGTAGCGGTGATGGCTCTTGCCAACGCTTTTGTAAAAGCGAAGAATGAAGGCAAAGGCCCACGCAGAAGCATTTTGTTTATGTTGGTTACCGGTGAAGAAAAGGGATTGTTGGGTTCACAGTATTATGCTGACATCAGTCCGGTTTATCCATTGGATAAAACGGTGGTTAACCTGAACATCGACATGGTGGGCAGACGCGATCCCCAGCATAAAGACAGCGCCCCTTATGTATATGTGATTGGTTCTGATAAACTTTCTACAGAGTTGCACAACCTGAGCGAGGAAGTGAACAAGAACACAACTAAGTTGATTTTTGATTATACCTACAACGATCAGAATCACCCCGATCGTTTGTACTATCGTTCTGATCACTGGAACTTCGCCAAGAATGATATTCCGATTATTTTCTATTTTGATGGAATTCATGAAGACTATCACCAGCCAAGTGATGAAGTAGATAAAATTGAATTTGATTTACTGACCCAGCGTGCACAGTGCGTATTTTATACGGCTTGGGAAATCGCCAACCGCGACAAGCGCATTGCGCCAGATGCTAAATAAGCGCTATGCGTTTAAGCAGTAACAAACATTATCTGATAATCCTGATTGTTGCCCTGCTCCCGATTGTGGGCATGGCACAATCGTTTTATGACATCATCATCCGCAATGGAAAGATTGTGGATGGTTCGGGCAACCCGTGGTTTATAGCCGATGTAGCCATTAAAGATGGTAAAATTGTCAGAGTCGGAAATCTTGGTGAGGCCACTGCAGAAAAAGTAATCGATGCAAAAGGATTGGTTGTGGCTCCTGGATTTGTGGATGTGCACACGCACATTGAAGGAAGTGAAATACGCATCCCAACAGCCGGTAATTTCATATTGGATGGGGTTACGTCTGTAATAACAGGCAACTGCGGAGGTTCTTCATTGGATATTGCTGAGTACTTCCGAAAAATAGACAGTGTAAAAACATCCATTAATGTAGCAACGCTCATCGGGCATAACACCGTGCGAAGAGCAGTGTTGGGTGAATACCAACGCGACCCCACACCTGAAGAACAACTTCAAATGGAACAGTTGGTGGAGAAAGCCATGCAGGATGGTGCTGTAGGGTTATCTACCGGATTGATTTATGTGCCCGGAACCTATTCCAAAACAGAAGAAGTTGTTGGGCTGGCCAAAGCGGCATCAAAATTTGGAGGGGTATATGCCTCACACATCCGCAGTGAAGGCGACAACGTAACCGAAGCCATTGACGAAGCCATCTCCATTGGTGAAGTGGCAAACATGCCCGTGGAAATTTCACACTTTAAAGTAACCTACAAACCTAATTGGGGTCGGTCGGTACACACGCTGGCGCAAGTTGAAGGGGCAAGGCTTCGGGGAGTTGATGTTACAATAGATCAATATCCGTATGTGGCGAGCAGTACAACATTAAGCACCACCGTACCAAGCTGGGTGTTTTCTGGAGGCAGAGATTCCCTGCAGTGGCGATTGAATGATAAGTCCACCCGGCAGCAGATCAAGAAAGAAATGGTGGAAACGCTAAAAAGTAAAAAACTTAAAAACTATAACTACGCACTGGTTGCGCGTTATGCGCCCGACAGTACATACAATGGAAAAACCATTACTGAAGTCAATAAGCTGAAAGGAAGAAAAACCAAACCCATGCTGGAAGCAGAAACCATTCTGGAGCTGATCGCTTCTACCGAGCGTGTACAGATGGTATACTTCAGCATGGAAGAATCAGATCTTCGCAGAATTTTACAATACCCCTTTAACATGTTTGCTTCCGATGCCGGCATCAGTCGCTATGGAACAGGTATGCCGCACCCACGCGCTTATGGAACCAATGCGCGTGTGCTTGGTCAGTACGTGCGCGATTTGAAAATTATCCGATTGGAAGAAGCCATTCGCAGAATGACATCATTACCTGCTTCGCGGTTTAATATTCGCGATCGTGGATTGTTGCGTGAGGGCATGGCAGCGGATGTGGTGATTTTTGATGAAACCAAAGTAGGCGATCGTGCCACGTTTGATAAACCCCATGCCTATTCGGAAGGATTTGAATACATTATTGTTAACGGACAAATTACAGCGGAACAGGGCAAACATACGGGTGTTCGAAATGGGGTGGTGTTGAAGCCTGCTCGTTGAGTTATAAATCTGAAACCTTTGTAGCGCTTATTGCGTCTAACCCCCAAACCCACAAACATTATGATCCGTAAAATCCTGTCACTTGTTTTCGTTCTTTATTCATGTGCTGCTCTTGCACAAAGCACGGTTGATAACCTGGATAAAATCCTGAATGAACGTTTTTCTGCCACCGATCCCGGTGCAGCGGTTTTAGTTGTGCAAAACGATAAGGTATTGTTGCGCAAAGGATACGGCATTGCCGAGATCAACCGTAAAGTTCCGGTATCACCTGATATGGTTTTTCGGATTGGATCCATCACCAAGCAATTTACTTCAACGGCTATTTTAAAATTGATTGAAGAGGGAAAGCTTTCTTTACAAGATAATGTGAACAAATACCTTCCGGATTTTAAAACGCAAAACCCCATCACCATTGAACAGTTGCTAAACCATACATCCGGTATAAAAAGTTATACCAGTGTACCGGAACGCATGACTACCGAAGCAAAGAAAACTAAAGTAAGTGTAGCCGAGATGATGGGTTATATTCAAGGCTATCCCATTGATTTCAAACCCGGTGAGCAGTGGCTGTACAATAACTCAGCTTATTTTCTCCTAGGTGCAGTAATTGAAAAAGTTACAGGCAAAACCTATGGCGATTACATCAACCAGACTTTTTTCAAGCCATTAAAGATGACAGCTTCCTATCCGGATGACAGTAAGCCCATTGCGAAGCAGGCAGCAGGTTACACCAAAGGCTCAGGTGATGCATTTGTAATGGCCGATTACGTTCATCCTTCTATTCCATATTCGGCTGGTTCAATTTTTTCAACCGTGGATGATTTATGGAAATGGAACCAGGCTGTGTTCAGCTATAAGTTGGTAAAGAAGGAGCTTCTTGAAAAAGCATGGGAGCCAACCAAAACCACCGATGGTTCTGTTGAAAGCTATGGATATGGCTGGCAATTGGGAAAAGTTGGTGATGCCAAGGCCATTGGTCATGGTGGCGGTATTGATGGGTTCCTGTCGTTTGAGTTGTATGTTCCTGAAAAGAAAATATATGTAGCACTGTTGGCGAACACAACATCCATAAACCCGGAAGATATTGCCTATACCTTGGCGGAAGAAGTGGCTGGTATTCGGGGGGATAAGCCAGAAGCAATTACCTTAGCAGCAGAGGCAGGTGACCAATATGTGGGTGTTTACAAAATCAATGATCGTGAAGATCGGGTGATTACGCGAAATGGGAATCAATATTTTTCCCAACGCGCAGGTGGAACCAAGTTTGAGATTTATCCATATGCCGCTGATCAATTTGCCTTTACGGAATCAAACACAAAAATAAAGTTCACGCGCGATGCATCAGGTAACGTATCCGAAATGGAAATGCAGGATCGTTCGTTTGTACCTTCACGTGCGGTGAAAACAAATAAGCCGATTCCGGCTGAGCGTACAGTTTTCAATTTAAACCCAACTGACTTCGATGTGTTTGTGGGTGAATATGAACTGGCTCCTGGTTTTCTGATCAAGGTATGGCGCGAGGAAAGCAATTACAAGGCACAGGCTACCGGTCAACCTTCATTTGATATGTTTCCGGAGAGTGCAACCAAATTCTTCTTGAAAGTGGTGGACGCTCAGATTGAATTCAGTCGCAATGAGCAAGGTGAAGTTACACACATGACCTTGTTCCAGGGCGGCAGGGCTATGCCCGGCAAAAAAGTGAAGTAGGCGCTAGTCAAGCGCCTGCTCTACCATTTTTATGGCGATGGATTTCTTGTCGGCAAAATCTGTTTTGCGCATATCGATATACAATTGTACATCGTTGTAAAATATGCTCAGACGGGAGTTGCCTTCGCCCCAAAAGGCAGCAACCTCACCAACATGTAAGGTCACCGGTTCAAGTGAATCACTAGCCTTGAACATGGCCAGCGACTCGGCTACTTTTTCCGCGTTGCCAACGGTGCTGAATACGTACGCGAATTTTATCTCCTTTCCGAAGTCGTTCCAGTTGTATGAGCAATAATGCCCGGTTGTACCATCATACCCGGAAACACTTTCCATTTCTTCCGCAATACCTGCGATTCCTTTTACTTCATCGGTAGTGAGAAAATCACAAATCTGAGATTTCAGATTTGCTTTCAGGGTTTCTGTATCCACTTCTTTTGAAGCAGTGGTTGTTTCGCCAGTCGATTCCTGCTTACCACCACAGGAAATCAAAACCAGCGTAATCAGTACCAGAAAAGAACGAATAAAACGGTTCATACGAGAAGGTTTAATTTGATAAATGGATTTTTACTGCGACTAAGATATTCGCTATGGACAAACGATACAAGGGCCGTTTTCTCACCTGTGCAATCACTGGTCGTGAAATAAATTATTGAATACAAAATCACAGCAGTGAACTATGCATTATGTTAGGTGAAGTTAATCTTTTTCTATTTTTTTGGCTGCTTGATAATTTTTAATGCTAATTATTTACTTTTTAGCTTTTCAGCCACCCTATCATAATATTCTTGTGTTAGTACCTCTGTCCAAATAGTGGGCTGTTCACCACCGTAGAAAGCCAGGTAGGTTACATCTTTATCCTTAGTAGAGGAATGCCAATGCTCGATATCTTTCGCACATTTAATTATGTCACCTTCTTTTAGAATTACTGGCTCTTTTCCTTTCTCCTGATAATAGGCTTCGCCATCTACAATTATTAAAACCTGCACAGAACTATGTTTATGCCAATCCAAGGTGGAGTTGGCTTTAAAGGTTGCTTTTGTAATGTTATAACCCAAATCAGCATCATTACGGATTATGGCATTTAACCATGCCTCCCCGATGTAATGGGTATTTGGTGCCTTTGTGCCCTGAGTAAGATAGGAGTAAACGTTATAATCGGAACCTTGGGCAAATAGGTATAGCGGAGCTAAAATTAATAGAGTGAAGATCGAATTTTTCATTTTATGCTTTTTTAAATGGATTGTTTTCCGTGGTTGTTTTCGCAATCATGCTTGAGTTCAACTCCTGATACTTACATCAAGTAACTTACGCTACTGAAATATTAGAATCAAATATTAATAGCTAATCGCTATTGGTGCAAAGTTAAAAAATCAATCCATTGGCACATTCACATGCCGTTCGGCATGATAGGAGGAGCGCACCAGTGGACCAGACTCCACGTATTTCAGTCCGCGCTTCAATCCTTCTTCACGATACATGTCGAAGGTTTCGGGATGGATGAATTCGGCCACTTCAATGTGCATTTTGGTTGGCTGTAAATATTGACCGAGCGTAAGAATCATTAATCCGTTTTCGGCCAGATCGTCCATGGCCTTAAACACTTCTTCTTTGGTTTCGCCCAACCCAAGCATAATGCCCGACTTGGTGCGTTTACCGGCTTCGCGTGTGCGCTTGATCTGCTCCAGGCTGCGTTCGTATTTAGCTTGCGGGCGCACAATGCGATACAAACGGCCAACCGTTTCCATGTTGTGACTCACTACTTCCTGTCCGCCTTCTATCATGCGGTGTAAGGCATCCCAGTTTCCTTTTGTATCCGGAATGAGTGTTTCAATTGTAGTTTCAGGGCTTACCTGTTTGGTTTGAACCACGGTTTGATACCAGATTTCTGCACCGCGGTCTTTCAGTTCATCGCGATTTACAGAAGTGATGACAGCATGTTTCACGCCCATCAGTTTGATGGCTTCGGCTACACGCCTTGGTTCGTCTGTATCGTATTCCGGTGGCCGGCCTGTTGCTACGGCACAGAACGTACAACTACGTGTACATACATTTCCAAGAATCATGAATGTGGCCGTACCGGCACCCCAGCATTCGCCCATGTTGGGGCAATTGCCGCTTTCGCAGATGGTGTGCAGCTTGTGTTCATCCACCAGCCTGCGCACTTTGGCATATTCCGGGCCAACCGGCAATTTTACACGCAGCCAATTGGGTTTGCGTGGTTTAGTTTGCTCGGGCGATATGGTAGGCAGTTCAATCACGTATTATAAACAAATCACTTACCGATAAGTTCCTTGTATTGGTCGGCTGTTAACAAGCCATCAACCTCACCGGCATTTTTTACTTCCACCTTTACCATCCAGCCTTCACCGTACGGATCGGCATTTACTTTTTCAGGGCTGCCATCCAGGGCTGAGTTAAACTCTACTACTTTTCCGCTTACAGGCATATACAGATCAGATACGGTCTTAACCGCCTCAACGGTACCAAACACATCGTGTTGGTTTACCTCCTGTCCAACCGTGTTTATATCCACATAAACAATGTCGCCCAATTCGCTTTGCGCGAAATCGGTAATGCCTATGGTGGCGGTATTTCCATCAATTTTTACCCATTCGTGGTCTTTGGTGTACTTGAGGTCGGCAGGAATATTCATAGCTGGTGTTTGATTTTTAGTGCCCAAAAATAAGGAGTTAATTCAAGAATCGAAGGAAAAGTTTGCCCTTAAATACCGAGGTAAAAGGGCTGTGCCTCAGTACCTATTGCGCCAAACTAAACCGCACCTGGAATCCGAAGCGGGTAGTGGCCCTGCGGAAGGAGTTGGAAACCTGTGGATCGTTAATGGTGCGCTCAAAGTACGCCTGCACGTTCAACTTTTGGTTAACCACGTAGCTAATGTTAGGCCTCAACTGGAAGTTGATGTTTCCATTGGTGAGTACGTTCAATTCTTCAATTTTTCGCTGGATGGTGGACTGGTTGCTGATGGTCATGTTCATGCGGAACGTGACATCATTTTTCAACACAATGGTTCGTCCCTGCGACTTGATTGGCAGTTTCATGTTGTTTTTGGTATATCCGATTTCAACGGTAACATCTTTGCTGCTTACTTCGGTTACCTGTGCATTGGCAATGTTCAATGCCAGTTCGCGTTTGGTTTTGTATTCGGCTCGTGCGGTTAAGCGGTTTTTGGTGCGGAGGTTTACACCGATTAAAGGCGAGAATTGTTCGGCAATCAATACCTGGCTGATCACGTAAATAGGTATTGGCCTGCCGTTATCGTTGGTCAGGTTAGAGAATATGCCGTTGTTATATTTTTCAATGGGCACGTTAAACCCTACATCTCCCGGATTTTCATATTGTAAAGAGTTTGAGAAATTCAACACCGAATACGTGGACGAGTATCCGTGTGTAATGGTAATCGACTGAAAAATATCCTTGAAGGCTTCAATTTTATTCAAGCCATTGTAATCCACACGCCAGGATGGAAACGGTGTGCGCGGGAACGGACTCAGGCTTATCTGTTCGGCACTTTTTCCGGTGTAAGCTGAAATGAAGGCTGGTATGACTACATCCTGACTGATTGAATCGTACTCGAAACCAGGGTTTACCGCTGCAAATCTTTGTTGCACCGTTAACAGGTTCTCTTCAAATTGTTGGAACACAGATGAAAC contains these protein-coding regions:
- a CDS encoding D-aminoacylase; the protein is MRLSSNKHYLIILIVALLPIVGMAQSFYDIIIRNGKIVDGSGNPWFIADVAIKDGKIVRVGNLGEATAEKVIDAKGLVVAPGFVDVHTHIEGSEIRIPTAGNFILDGVTSVITGNCGGSSLDIAEYFRKIDSVKTSINVATLIGHNTVRRAVLGEYQRDPTPEEQLQMEQLVEKAMQDGAVGLSTGLIYVPGTYSKTEEVVGLAKAASKFGGVYASHIRSEGDNVTEAIDEAISIGEVANMPVEISHFKVTYKPNWGRSVHTLAQVEGARLRGVDVTIDQYPYVASSTTLSTTVPSWVFSGGRDSLQWRLNDKSTRQQIKKEMVETLKSKKLKNYNYALVARYAPDSTYNGKTITEVNKLKGRKTKPMLEAETILELIASTERVQMVYFSMEESDLRRILQYPFNMFASDAGISRYGTGMPHPRAYGTNARVLGQYVRDLKIIRLEEAIRRMTSLPASRFNIRDRGLLREGMAADVVIFDETKVGDRATFDKPHAYSEGFEYIIVNGQITAEQGKHTGVRNGVVLKPAR
- a CDS encoding serine hydrolase — its product is MIRKILSLVFVLYSCAALAQSTVDNLDKILNERFSATDPGAAVLVVQNDKVLLRKGYGIAEINRKVPVSPDMVFRIGSITKQFTSTAILKLIEEGKLSLQDNVNKYLPDFKTQNPITIEQLLNHTSGIKSYTSVPERMTTEAKKTKVSVAEMMGYIQGYPIDFKPGEQWLYNNSAYFLLGAVIEKVTGKTYGDYINQTFFKPLKMTASYPDDSKPIAKQAAGYTKGSGDAFVMADYVHPSIPYSAGSIFSTVDDLWKWNQAVFSYKLVKKELLEKAWEPTKTTDGSVESYGYGWQLGKVGDAKAIGHGGGIDGFLSFELYVPEKKIYVALLANTTSINPEDIAYTLAEEVAGIRGDKPEAITLAAEAGDQYVGVYKINDREDRVITRNGNQYFSQRAGGTKFEIYPYAADQFAFTESNTKIKFTRDASGNVSEMEMQDRSFVPSRAVKTNKPIPAERTVFNLNPTDFDVFVGEYELAPGFLIKVWREESNYKAQATGQPSFDMFPESATKFFLKVVDAQIEFSRNEQGEVTHMTLFQGGRAMPGKKVK
- a CDS encoding cupin domain-containing protein, which translates into the protein MKNSIFTLLILAPLYLFAQGSDYNVYSYLTQGTKAPNTHYIGEAWLNAIIRNDADLGYNITKATFKANSTLDWHKHSSVQVLIIVDGEAYYQEKGKEPVILKEGDIIKCAKDIEHWHSSTKDKDVTYLAFYGGEQPTIWTEVLTQEYYDRVAEKLKSK
- the lipA gene encoding lipoyl synthase; translated protein: MIELPTISPEQTKPRKPNWLRVKLPVGPEYAKVRRLVDEHKLHTICESGNCPNMGECWGAGTATFMILGNVCTRSCTFCAVATGRPPEYDTDEPRRVAEAIKLMGVKHAVITSVNRDELKDRGAEIWYQTVVQTKQVSPETTIETLIPDTKGNWDALHRMIEGGQEVVSHNMETVGRLYRIVRPQAKYERSLEQIKRTREAGKRTKSGIMLGLGETKEEVFKAMDDLAENGLMILTLGQYLQPTKMHIEVAEFIHPETFDMYREEGLKRGLKYVESGPLVRSSYHAERHVNVPMD
- the gcvH gene encoding glycine cleavage system protein GcvH — encoded protein: MNIPADLKYTKDHEWVKIDGNTATIGITDFAQSELGDIVYVDINTVGQEVNQHDVFGTVEAVKTVSDLYMPVSGKVVEFNSALDGSPEKVNADPYGEGWMVKVEVKNAGEVDGLLTADQYKELIGK